In the genome of Fluviispira vulneris, one region contains:
- a CDS encoding leukocidin family pore-forming toxin, with product MSLASYQNKILCFGLGSIIIGYYPDFTKAKAADLTGSSSHIIVDKKNDLQNIEDGYENGKVLIFDNKNIEESESNKKIMEHSSGISIDNAPVLLRKGANGPEFIVMPSDISESEKNFQIEKFEQKRKRVKRSSPAENQLKKPSVTITVLKRNLSCKMNMYKGYEDYPEYMKDYCDKRAFVELNYKIDMYGSIALQKTDEKTGAVTRTEDGKYLVITVSPFEEGGTGWHITDEIKEEVLWGNFLGSRNEFVGPFASKYNFWVQSDEQNPNVRLVATFPQNTNPEMSVNESRGVTVGMKGGIKFGVDKDLNPSGSIDLDISRQVTETRNVSFKTYEYYVENNSYDGAARWTWNSKMNEAKMCNALTTKDFGGLFGDCYFTRFVLNDDKVINKEKLNLSAISYKSFTPSFQAIYKADKNEVGESTFSIGTSAEVGVILGSVSMGIATVGGYYWYFPSYTAKPIPEVNAQERFTVDWSSPFFEPEQNVRLQNMNGLSTTKCLSVEKRDANLKSENGIVNLETCQDERGQIWGYDNEEKVFKSRVDKNSCLTYIDDHNFAVRSCAYVNSQKWIINSDGNIQLYVDNNKILGEDAAGNLKIVNPDSSEKIKFEAFKAKL from the coding sequence GTGAGTCTTGCTTCTTATCAAAATAAAATACTATGTTTTGGATTGGGTAGTATTATTATAGGGTATTATCCTGATTTTACAAAGGCAAAAGCAGCAGATTTAACTGGATCTTCAAGTCATATCATCGTTGATAAAAAGAATGATTTGCAAAATATTGAAGATGGTTATGAAAATGGGAAAGTGCTTATATTTGACAATAAAAACATTGAAGAAAGCGAATCTAATAAAAAAATTATGGAGCATTCGAGCGGAATTAGCATCGACAATGCCCCAGTGCTTTTAAGAAAAGGTGCCAACGGGCCTGAATTCATTGTTATGCCAAGTGATATTTCTGAATCTGAAAAAAATTTCCAAATAGAAAAGTTCGAGCAGAAACGGAAAAGAGTTAAGCGCTCCTCCCCCGCTGAAAATCAACTAAAAAAACCATCTGTAACAATAACTGTTTTGAAAAGAAATTTATCTTGCAAAATGAATATGTATAAAGGATATGAAGATTATCCAGAGTATATGAAAGATTATTGTGATAAAAGAGCTTTTGTAGAATTGAATTATAAAATAGATATGTACGGTTCGATTGCTCTGCAAAAAACTGACGAAAAAACAGGGGCTGTGACCCGTACTGAAGATGGTAAATACCTGGTTATCACAGTCTCTCCTTTCGAAGAAGGTGGAACAGGTTGGCATATTACCGATGAAATTAAAGAAGAAGTGCTGTGGGGAAATTTTTTAGGCAGTAGAAATGAGTTCGTCGGGCCTTTTGCAAGTAAGTATAATTTTTGGGTACAGTCAGATGAGCAAAACCCAAATGTAAGACTTGTCGCTACTTTTCCACAAAATACAAATCCCGAAATGAGTGTCAATGAGTCTCGTGGGGTAACAGTCGGAATGAAAGGTGGGATCAAATTCGGAGTCGATAAAGATCTCAATCCGAGCGGGTCCATTGATTTAGACATATCAAGGCAGGTTACTGAAACTCGAAATGTTTCTTTTAAAACATATGAGTATTATGTTGAAAATAATAGTTATGACGGAGCCGCACGGTGGACCTGGAATAGCAAAATGAATGAAGCAAAAATGTGTAATGCATTAACTACAAAAGATTTTGGAGGACTGTTCGGAGATTGTTACTTTACACGATTTGTTTTAAATGATGATAAGGTTATAAATAAGGAAAAGCTAAATCTCTCAGCAATCAGCTATAAATCTTTCACACCTTCTTTTCAGGCAATATATAAAGCTGATAAAAATGAAGTGGGTGAATCAACATTTAGCATAGGTACAAGCGCAGAAGTTGGAGTTATTTTAGGAAGTGTTTCTATGGGTATCGCAACGGTAGGTGGATACTATTGGTATTTTCCATCATACACTGCGAAGCCCATTCCAGAAGTAAACGCGCAAGAAAGGTTTACAGTGGATTGGAGTTCTCCTTTTTTTGAGCCCGAACAAAATGTTCGTTTGCAAAATATGAATGGACTTAGTACGACAAAATGTTTAAGTGTAGAAAAAAGGGATGCAAACTTAAAAAGTGAAAATGGAATTGTTAACTTAGAAACTTGCCAAGATGAACGGGGGCAAATCTGGGGTTATGACAATGAAGAAAAAGTTTTTAAATCACGTGTGGATAAAAATTCATGTCTTACATATATAGACGATCATAATTTTGCTGTTCGTTCTTGTGCTTACGTAAATTCACAAAAATGGATTATAAACTCAGATGGGAATATTCAATTATATGTTGATAATAACAAAATTTTGGGAGAAGATGCTGCTGGAAATTTAAAAATTGTCAATCCTGATTCATCAGAGAAAATAAAATTTGAAGCATTTAAAGCAAAATTATAA
- a CDS encoding Dps family protein has protein sequence MKINIGLTKANTEKVVEILSHYLADSYYLYLKTHNFHWNVTGMHFQNLHKLFDEQYNALFASLDEIAERIRSLGEFVPGTYIQMKELTCIKETKEIPKDKEMIKILLDDHECVVRNLRNWIEEANGAGDVGTGDFLTARIEEHEKTAWMLRSHLND, from the coding sequence ATGAAAATCAATATTGGCTTAACTAAGGCAAATACAGAGAAAGTGGTTGAAATTCTTTCACATTATCTTGCAGATTCCTACTATCTCTATCTGAAGACACATAATTTTCACTGGAATGTAACGGGAATGCATTTTCAGAATCTCCACAAACTTTTCGATGAACAATACAATGCCCTTTTTGCTAGCTTAGATGAAATTGCTGAGCGTATTCGCTCTTTAGGAGAATTTGTCCCTGGCACCTATATTCAAATGAAAGAATTAACTTGCATAAAAGAGACCAAGGAAATCCCTAAAGATAAAGAAATGATTAAGATTTTATTAGATGACCACGAATGTGTGGTGCGAAATTTACGCAATTGGATCGAGGAAGCGAATGGTGCTGGTGATGTAGGAACTGGTGATTTTCTCACCGCAAGAATTGAAGAACATGAAAAGACGGCTTGGATGCTGAGAAGCCATTTAAATGATTAA